A single Brevundimonas sp. M20 DNA region contains:
- a CDS encoding pyridoxamine 5'-phosphate oxidase family protein, whose protein sequence is MGDKTLTAAEAEKHFWDSLKKSNTGLLGLDQPGYHAQPMTAFREEETGTIWFFTRDDTDLAKDAALPGGQSAMFHYGSKDQNVWACIHGDLSVHGRDREIIDRHWNPVLAAWYPEGKDDPHLTLLRFDADDGRVWVNEGGFFKFAYEVAKANITNTTPDAGGVADVNLQ, encoded by the coding sequence ATGGGCGACAAGACCCTCACCGCCGCCGAAGCAGAAAAGCATTTCTGGGACAGCCTGAAGAAGTCAAACACCGGCCTGCTGGGCCTCGACCAGCCCGGCTATCACGCCCAGCCGATGACCGCCTTCCGCGAGGAAGAGACCGGGACGATCTGGTTCTTCACCCGCGACGATACCGATCTGGCGAAGGACGCGGCCCTGCCCGGCGGGCAGAGCGCCATGTTCCACTACGGCTCGAAGGACCAGAACGTCTGGGCCTGCATCCATGGCGATCTGTCGGTGCACGGCCGTGACCGCGAGATCATCGACCGTCACTGGAACCCCGTGCTGGCCGCCTGGTATCCCGAGGGCAAGGACGATCCGCACCTGACCCTGCTGCGCTTCGACGCCGACGACGGTCGCGTCTGGGTCAACGAGGGCGGCTTCTTCAAATTCGCCTATGAGGTCGCCAAGGCCAACATCACGAACACCACCCCGGATGCGGGCGGCGTGGCGGACGTGAACCTGCAGTAG
- a CDS encoding TIGR02186 family protein: MMQLPPPPPAVEAPAPERSVATTQQVRVAAAMTDARVMVDSSFRGASIVLYGAVFNPTETPADVVVVVRGPDGPVRLVKKTRNTGVWLNSRPVLFEGAPGFYMTASTRPLSDIADFGQLRRLGVGVDHLRIAAPEESRTVTRYGVRDVVVSRIGEDYLDYRRAVIRLREAAALYNSDPQGVRFVDRGLFRAEVELPAVAPTGQYFAEVWLFQEGEPVSVSNLTLTVEKVGIERDIFEFAHRRPWTYGVLCVILAMFTGWAASRIFRRN, encoded by the coding sequence ATGATGCAACTCCCGCCGCCGCCCCCGGCCGTCGAGGCCCCGGCCCCCGAACGTTCGGTGGCCACGACCCAACAGGTCCGCGTCGCCGCCGCCATGACCGATGCGCGGGTCATGGTCGACTCCAGCTTCCGCGGCGCCTCCATCGTCCTGTACGGCGCGGTGTTCAACCCGACCGAGACGCCCGCCGACGTGGTCGTGGTGGTGCGCGGTCCGGACGGTCCGGTGCGTCTGGTCAAGAAGACCCGCAACACCGGCGTCTGGTTGAACAGCCGTCCCGTCCTGTTCGAGGGCGCGCCGGGCTTCTACATGACCGCCTCGACCCGGCCGCTCAGCGACATCGCCGACTTCGGCCAGCTGCGCCGACTGGGCGTCGGGGTTGACCACCTGCGCATCGCCGCCCCGGAGGAAAGCCGCACCGTCACCCGCTACGGCGTCCGCGACGTGGTCGTCAGCCGGATCGGCGAGGACTATCTGGACTACCGCCGCGCCGTGATCCGCCTGCGCGAGGCGGCGGCTCTCTACAACAGCGACCCGCAGGGGGTCCGCTTCGTGGATCGCGGCCTGTTCCGCGCTGAGGTCGAACTGCCCGCCGTCGCCCCGACGGGCCAGTATTTCGCCGAGGTCTGGCTGTTCCAGGAGGGTGAGCCGGTCTCGGTCAGCAATCTGACGCTAACCGTCGAAAAGGTCGGCATCGAGCGCGACATCTTCGAATTCGCCCACCGTCGCCCGTGGACCTACGGCGTCCTCTGCGTGATCCTGGCCATGTTCACCGGCTGGGCGGCCAGCCGGATCTTCCGGCGGAACTGA
- a CDS encoding sulfite exporter TauE/SafE family protein: MDIYLPIAEVSVNWPLLVLLGATVGFVSGLFGIGGGFLMAPILIFLGIPPSVAVASQASHVVASSTSGVIHYTSQKQVDYKIGGLMALGGVLGAFVGVELFRYLRLLGQADLVVALSYLLFLGSIGALMLHESLGQILRRVRGEVTPHKERRRPLWLYGLPLRMKFPRSGLYISAIPPFALGSFVGILSAIMGVGGGFILVPAMLYVLRMKASVVVGTSLFQIIITTAITTILQSGRNQTVDIVLSTILLLGGVVGAQYGARLSGRFRAEELRLLLALIVLLVGIYMGLELFVRPSDLFSFAPGVAQ, translated from the coding sequence TTGGATATCTATTTGCCGATCGCCGAGGTTTCGGTGAACTGGCCGCTCCTGGTTTTGCTGGGCGCGACGGTCGGCTTCGTGTCCGGTTTGTTCGGCATCGGCGGGGGCTTCCTGATGGCCCCCATCCTGATCTTCCTCGGCATCCCGCCGTCGGTGGCCGTCGCCAGTCAGGCCAGCCACGTCGTCGCTTCCTCGACCTCGGGTGTCATCCACTACACGTCGCAGAAGCAGGTCGATTACAAGATCGGCGGGCTGATGGCGCTCGGCGGCGTGCTGGGCGCCTTCGTCGGGGTTGAGCTGTTCCGCTACCTGCGCCTGCTCGGGCAGGCCGATCTGGTCGTGGCCCTGTCCTACCTCCTGTTCCTCGGATCCATCGGCGCCCTGATGCTGCACGAGAGCCTCGGCCAGATTCTGCGCCGGGTCAGGGGCGAGGTGACCCCCCACAAGGAGCGCCGTCGCCCGCTGTGGCTTTATGGCCTGCCCCTGCGGATGAAGTTCCCGCGCTCGGGCCTCTACATCAGCGCCATCCCGCCGTTCGCGCTTGGATCGTTCGTGGGGATTCTGTCGGCCATCATGGGGGTCGGTGGCGGGTTCATCCTGGTGCCCGCCATGCTCTATGTCCTGCGGATGAAGGCCAGTGTGGTCGTCGGGACCAGCCTGTTCCAGATCATCATCACCACGGCCATCACAACCATCCTGCAATCGGGGCGGAACCAGACGGTGGATATCGTCCTGTCGACCATCCTGCTGCTGGGCGGGGTCGTCGGCGCCCAGTACGGCGCCCGGCTCTCGGGCCGCTTCCGCGCCGAGGAGCTGCGCCTCCTGCTGGCCCTGATCGTCCTGCTGGTCGGTATCTACATGGGGCTGGAGCTGTTCGTCCGGCCGTCCGACCTGTTCAGCTTTGCTCCGGGGGTCGCGCAATGA
- a CDS encoding aspartate aminotransferase family protein yields MGVYNRAPLEVERGLGARLWSTDGTEYLDCVAGISTNGLGHAHPKLVQAVTEQAQKLWHVSNIFRIPGQEALADALCEKSFADVVFFTNSGTEAVECALKTARKHHVANDQPERIDIYGFDGSFHGRTYGAINAAANPSYTEGFGPKMEGFHQLLWGDKAALEAAFRNPTTAAIILEPVQGEGGCRATPDEDLRWMRELADETGVLIIFDEVQCGMGRTGKLWAHEWAGMTPDIMAVAKALGGGFPIGACLATANAAKGMTVGVHGSTFGGNPLAMAVGQAAFSELSKPETLAHVNEIAGYLKQQLHGLQQRFPDIIVDVRGKGLLIGVKLVPNNREFMGWARDEQHLLVAGGGDNCVRILPPLVLTLEEAREAVERFEKTCEFARTKLA; encoded by the coding sequence ATGGGTGTCTACAACCGTGCGCCGCTGGAAGTGGAGCGTGGTCTGGGCGCGCGTCTGTGGTCGACGGACGGCACGGAATATCTGGACTGCGTCGCGGGCATCTCGACCAATGGCCTCGGCCACGCCCACCCCAAGCTGGTGCAGGCAGTGACCGAGCAGGCCCAGAAGCTGTGGCACGTCTCCAACATCTTCCGCATTCCGGGTCAGGAAGCCCTGGCTGACGCCCTGTGCGAAAAGTCTTTCGCCGACGTCGTCTTCTTCACCAACTCGGGCACCGAGGCGGTCGAGTGCGCGCTGAAGACGGCGCGCAAGCACCACGTGGCCAATGACCAGCCGGAGCGGATCGACATCTACGGCTTCGACGGCTCGTTCCACGGCCGCACCTATGGCGCGATCAACGCCGCCGCCAATCCGTCGTACACTGAAGGCTTCGGCCCGAAGATGGAGGGCTTCCACCAGCTGCTGTGGGGCGACAAGGCTGCGCTTGAGGCCGCCTTCCGGAACCCGACCACGGCGGCCATCATCCTCGAGCCCGTGCAGGGCGAGGGCGGCTGCCGCGCCACGCCGGACGAGGACCTGCGCTGGATGCGTGAGCTGGCCGACGAGACCGGCGTGCTGATCATCTTCGATGAAGTCCAGTGCGGCATGGGGCGGACCGGAAAGCTGTGGGCCCACGAATGGGCCGGCATGACCCCGGACATCATGGCGGTGGCCAAGGCCCTGGGCGGCGGCTTCCCCATCGGCGCCTGCCTGGCCACGGCGAACGCGGCCAAGGGCATGACCGTCGGCGTTCACGGCTCGACCTTCGGCGGCAACCCGTTGGCCATGGCGGTCGGTCAGGCCGCCTTCTCGGAACTGTCGAAGCCGGAGACCCTGGCCCACGTCAATGAGATCGCCGGCTATCTGAAGCAGCAGCTGCACGGCCTGCAGCAGCGCTTCCCGGACATCATCGTCGATGTGCGCGGCAAGGGCCTGCTGATCGGCGTGAAGCTGGTCCCGAACAACCGCGAATTCATGGGCTGGGCGCGGGATGAGCAGCACCTGCTGGTCGCCGGCGGCGGCGACAACTGCGTCCGCATCCTGCCGCCGCTGGTGCTGACGCTTGAAGAGGCCCGGGAGGCCGTCGAGCGTTTCGAAAAGACCTGCGAGTTCGCGCGGACCAAACTGGCCTGA
- the hisC gene encoding histidinol-phosphate transaminase: MTAAPKPKPGILDIAPYVGGKSRIDGVAEPMKLSSNENALGAGQKARDAYAAAIGNIHIYPDGRAGKLRDAVAAHHGLDGERLIFGNGSDEVFALLNQTYLEAGDNIVTGQYGFLAYRISALANQASVKLAPEPGFKAEVDAILEQVDARTKIVYISSPSNPTGSYNTAEETRRLHAALPPHILLVIDEAYAEFVTAPDWETSFPLAKDADNIVVTRTFSKIHGLGGLRIGFGYAPLKVCEAVDRIRLPFNVSVAGLDAAVAALSDEAHQKASLELVENWRPRLTQAIKGFGFEVFPSAGNFILVRFADAATATAANDYLNTCGIIVRPVGGYGLPDCLRITVGTEDQNRAVLDALSEFAAR; the protein is encoded by the coding sequence ATGACCGCAGCCCCCAAGCCCAAGCCCGGCATCCTCGACATCGCGCCCTACGTCGGCGGCAAGTCGAGGATCGACGGCGTCGCCGAGCCGATGAAGCTGTCATCCAACGAGAACGCTCTGGGCGCGGGCCAGAAGGCGCGTGACGCCTATGCGGCAGCCATCGGCAACATCCACATCTATCCGGACGGTCGCGCGGGCAAGCTGCGCGACGCCGTCGCCGCGCACCACGGCCTGGACGGCGAGCGCCTGATCTTCGGAAACGGCTCGGACGAGGTCTTCGCCCTGCTGAACCAGACCTATCTGGAAGCCGGCGACAACATCGTGACCGGCCAGTACGGTTTTCTCGCCTATCGCATCTCGGCGCTGGCCAATCAGGCGTCGGTGAAGCTGGCCCCGGAGCCGGGCTTCAAGGCCGAAGTTGACGCTATCCTCGAGCAGGTCGATGCGCGGACGAAGATCGTCTACATCTCCAGCCCGTCGAACCCGACCGGCAGCTACAACACCGCCGAGGAGACCCGCCGTCTCCATGCCGCGCTGCCGCCGCACATCCTGCTGGTCATCGACGAGGCCTACGCCGAGTTCGTGACCGCCCCGGACTGGGAGACCAGCTTCCCGCTGGCCAAGGACGCCGACAACATCGTCGTCACCCGCACCTTCTCCAAGATTCACGGTCTGGGCGGCCTGCGCATCGGCTTCGGCTATGCGCCGCTGAAGGTCTGTGAGGCGGTGGACCGCATCCGCCTGCCGTTCAACGTCTCGGTCGCGGGTCTGGACGCCGCCGTCGCCGCCCTGTCGGACGAAGCGCACCAGAAGGCCTCGCTGGAGCTGGTCGAGAACTGGCGTCCGCGCCTGACGCAGGCGATCAAGGGCTTCGGCTTCGAGGTCTTCCCCAGCGCCGGCAACTTCATTCTGGTCCGTTTCGCCGACGCCGCCACGGCCACCGCCGCGAACGACTATCTGAACACCTGCGGCATCATCGTGCGCCCGGTCGGCGGCTATGGCCTGCCCGACTGCCTGCGCATCACCGTGGGCACCGAAGACCAGAACCGGGCTGTGCTGGACGCGCTGAGCGAATTCGCGGCGCGCTGA
- the argF gene encoding ornithine carbamoyltransferase, translating to MVRHFLDIYRLEAEELRAILDDAHARKQARKGWPQGRADADAPAKDRVLAMVFEKNSTRTRFSFDAAIRQLGGSGIIANAGDMQLGRGEPVEDTAKVLSRMVDAVMIRANSHEDVERFARVSTVPVINGLTDRSHPCQILADLLTIEEHLGPVAGKTIAWVGDGNNVCHSFMHAAPKFGFRLQVACPAEYHPDLHDLARGGNHVVLTSDPREAVAGADVVVTDTWVSMGDQDYEARLEAFDGYGVDNALMELANDDAVFLHCLPAHRGEEVTDAVIDGPRSLVWDEAENRIHAQKAVLAWCFAG from the coding sequence ATGGTCCGTCACTTCCTCGATATCTACCGGCTCGAAGCGGAAGAGCTGCGCGCCATTCTTGATGACGCCCATGCCCGCAAACAGGCTCGCAAGGGCTGGCCGCAGGGCCGCGCCGACGCTGACGCTCCGGCGAAGGATCGTGTGCTGGCCATGGTGTTCGAGAAGAATTCGACCCGCACGCGCTTCAGCTTCGACGCCGCCATCCGCCAGCTCGGCGGTTCGGGCATCATCGCCAACGCCGGCGACATGCAGCTGGGCCGCGGCGAGCCGGTTGAGGACACCGCCAAGGTGCTGTCGCGTATGGTCGACGCGGTGATGATCCGCGCCAACAGCCATGAGGATGTCGAACGCTTCGCCCGTGTCTCGACCGTGCCGGTCATCAACGGCCTGACTGATCGTTCGCATCCCTGCCAGATCCTGGCCGACCTGCTGACCATTGAGGAACATCTCGGGCCGGTCGCGGGCAAGACGATCGCCTGGGTCGGCGACGGCAACAACGTCTGCCACAGCTTCATGCACGCGGCGCCGAAGTTCGGCTTCCGCCTGCAGGTCGCCTGCCCGGCCGAGTACCATCCCGACCTGCACGACCTCGCCCGGGGCGGCAATCACGTCGTCCTGACCAGCGATCCGCGTGAGGCCGTCGCCGGCGCCGACGTCGTCGTCACCGACACTTGGGTGTCGATGGGCGATCAGGACTATGAGGCCCGTCTCGAGGCCTTCGACGGCTATGGCGTCGACAATGCCCTGATGGAGCTGGCCAACGACGACGCTGTCTTCCTGCACTGTCTGCCCGCCCACCGTGGGGAGGAGGTCACGGACGCGGTCATCGACGGCCCAAGATCGCTCGTCTGGGACGAGGCGGAAAACCGCATCCACGCCCAGAAGGCCGTGCTGGCGTGGTGTTTCGCGGGGTGA